From one Macrobrachium rosenbergii isolate ZJJX-2024 chromosome 52, ASM4041242v1, whole genome shotgun sequence genomic stretch:
- the LOC136833922 gene encoding uncharacterized protein, with amino-acid sequence MKISATVALLVEVLTGGTWEEMAKFCDGMSQGSLLCLDSLTVYSSIIEYLTANGLSEYSFWTDGNDRVLEGHFFHNNGYAVYMGTPYWAYTCNSQQECQQEPLGGVQENCVEMDGGRFHYLNDVSCNEFKHVICQR; translated from the exons ATGAAGATATCGGCAACCGTTGCCTTGTTGGTGGAGGTGCTCACCGGGGGAACCTGGGAAGAGATGGCAAAGTTCTGTGACGGTATGTCCCAGGGATCGTTGCTCTGTCTGGATTCTTTGACTGTATACTCCAGCATCATCGAATACCTGACGGCAAATG GACTGTCTGAGTACAGCTTTTGGACTGACGGGAACGACCGCGTCCTCGAGGGCCATTTCTTCCATAATAACGGCTACGCTGTGTATATGGGCACTCCCTACTGGGCGTACACTTGCAACTCCCAGCAGGAGTGCCAACAAGAGCCCCTCGGAGGAGTGCAAGAGAACTGCGTAGAAATGGACGGTGGCCGTTTCCATTACCTCAACGACGTTTCCTGCAATGAATTCAAACACGTCATTTGCCAGCGTTAG